The following coding sequences are from one Centroberyx gerrardi isolate f3 unplaced genomic scaffold, fCenGer3.hap1.cur.20231027 Scaffold_155, whole genome shotgun sequence window:
- the LOC139911232 gene encoding beta-crystallin A4, translating into MTHHCTKFSGHWKIIVFDEECFQGRRHEFTSECCNVMEFGFETVRSLRVESGAWVGYEHASYQGQQFVLERGEYPQCDAFGGSNAYHIERMTSFRPIACANHRECRMTIYERENFLGRKGELSDDYPSLQAMGWCNNEVGSLRVQSGAFVCYQYPGYRGYQYIMECDRHCGEYKHFREFGSHSQTPQIQSIRRIQQ; encoded by the exons ATGACTCACCACTGCACCAAGTTCTCCGGCCACTGGAAG ATCATTGTCTTCGACGAGGAGTGCTTCCAGGGCCGTCGCCATGAGTTCACCTCCGAGTGCTGCAATGTGATGGAGTTCGGCTTCGAGACCGTGCGCTCCCTCAGGGTGGAGAGTGGAGC CTGGGTGGGTTATGAGCACGCCTCTTACCAGGGACAGCAGTTTGTCCTGGAGAGGGGAGAGTATCCCCAGTGTGATGCTTTCGGCGGTAGCAATGCCTATCACATTGAGAGAATGACCTCCTTCAGGCCTATTGCCTGTGCT AACCACAGAGAGTGTCGTATGACTATCTATGAGCGTGAAAACTTCCTGGGCCGTAAGGGTGAGCTTAGCGACGATTATCCCTCCCTCCAGGCCATGGGTTGGTGCAACAACGAAGTTGGCTCTCTCAGGGTCCAGTCTGGAGC ATTCGTGTGCTACCAGTACCCTGGTTATCGTGGATACCAGTATATCATGGAGTGTGATCGTCACTGTGGGGAGTACAAGCACTTCAGGGAGTTTGGCTCCCACTCCCAGACCCCTCAGATCCAGTCCATCCGCCGTATTCAGCAGTAA